The Halobacterium sp. CBA1132 genome has a segment encoding these proteins:
- a CDS encoding CBS domain-containing protein yields MQARDLMTEDVETVHEDDEVSDVLQQLARRDFTGFPVVDDDDRLVGVITQRDFVELFQPKDHTVWIPIGLPPFLETLDYGIDLSWNELETELDLAKSAGKPVSKIMTRDVLTVGPDASVDDVLGILAADERDVNRVPVIEDDVVVGIVTRQDVLRALHDERTR; encoded by the coding sequence ATGCAGGCACGCGACCTGATGACCGAAGACGTCGAAACCGTCCACGAGGACGACGAAGTCAGCGACGTCCTCCAGCAGCTCGCCCGGCGTGACTTCACCGGCTTCCCCGTCGTCGACGACGACGACCGACTCGTCGGCGTGATCACCCAGCGGGACTTCGTAGAGCTGTTCCAGCCCAAAGACCACACCGTCTGGATTCCCATCGGACTGCCGCCGTTCCTCGAGACGCTCGACTACGGCATCGACCTCTCGTGGAACGAACTGGAGACCGAACTGGACCTCGCGAAGAGCGCCGGCAAGCCCGTCTCGAAGATTATGACGCGGGACGTGCTCACGGTCGGCCCGGACGCCAGCGTCGACGACGTGCTCGGCATCCTCGCCGCCGACGAACGCGACGTCAACCGTGTCCCCGTCATCGAGGACGACGTCGTCGTCGGCATCGTCACCCGACAGGACGTGCTTCGCGCGCTCCACGACGAACGCACCCGGTAG
- a CDS encoding DMT family transporter: protein MTNYRNAALFLALAAAWGSAFVAIKAGLDAGFEPVLFAAVRYDVAGVLMLAYAAYAADNWLPQSRADWTVVAIAAVFLIAAYHALLFVGEQQTTSAVAAVVVSLSPVLTTGFARAFLPAERLSAGGIAGLLLGLVGVVVLSNPDPSNLLGGNTVGVLLVFGASSCFALGSVLTQRVDDDLDIETMEAWAMLLGALLMHAASLARGETQTIPRNTDALFAIGYLSLVASAAGFLVYFELLDRLGPIEINLVSYVAPVFAAVVGLLVLAEPITPHTVAGFAVIFAGFCLLKRRALAEELGNVRAAWG, encoded by the coding sequence GTGACCAACTACCGGAACGCCGCGCTGTTTCTCGCGCTCGCAGCGGCATGGGGGTCGGCGTTCGTCGCCATCAAAGCGGGCCTCGACGCCGGGTTCGAGCCCGTGCTGTTCGCGGCCGTCCGCTACGACGTCGCGGGCGTGCTGATGCTCGCGTACGCGGCGTACGCCGCCGACAACTGGCTCCCACAGTCGCGTGCGGACTGGACCGTCGTCGCTATCGCCGCCGTCTTCCTCATCGCCGCCTACCACGCGCTCCTCTTCGTGGGCGAACAGCAGACGACCAGCGCCGTCGCCGCCGTCGTCGTCAGCCTCAGCCCCGTCCTCACGACCGGATTCGCGCGGGCGTTCCTCCCCGCCGAACGGCTCTCCGCGGGCGGCATCGCCGGCCTCCTGCTCGGACTCGTCGGCGTCGTCGTGCTCTCGAACCCCGACCCGTCGAACCTCCTCGGCGGGAACACCGTCGGCGTCCTCCTCGTGTTCGGGGCGTCGTCGTGCTTCGCGCTCGGGAGCGTGCTCACCCAGCGCGTCGACGACGACCTCGACATCGAGACGATGGAAGCGTGGGCGATGCTGCTCGGCGCGCTCCTCATGCACGCAGCCAGCCTCGCGCGCGGCGAGACGCAGACGATTCCGCGGAACACGGACGCGCTGTTCGCCATCGGGTACCTCTCGCTGGTCGCCAGCGCCGCCGGCTTCCTCGTCTACTTCGAGCTACTGGACCGACTCGGCCCCATCGAAATCAACCTCGTGAGCTACGTCGCGCCGGTCTTCGCCGCGGTCGTCGGCCTGCTCGTGCTCGCGGAGCCGATTACCCCGCACACGGTCGCCGGCTTCGCCGTCATCTTCGCGGGCTTCTGCCTGCTGAAGCGCCGCGCACTCGCCGAGGAACTGGGGAACGTCCGCGCCGCGTGGGGGTAG